A section of the Polyangium spumosum genome encodes:
- a CDS encoding RelA/SpoT family protein — protein MLTSQELIERVQAYQPGADVELIARAYDYAAQAHKGQMRKSGDPYFSHPVSVAGIIIELKLDVASIVAGLLHDVVEDTLATLTDIEREFGQEVAFLVDGVTKLSKINFASKEDRQAENFRKMLVAMARDIRVLLVKLCDRLDNMRTLEHMKPEAQDRIARETMEIYAPLANRLGIARFKSELEDLAFRYLEPEAHADLSQKVLGSKAERDKYITDVSKILAGKLAEQGFAAEVTGRAKHNYSIWRKMQSQQCDFDQVYDVIAFRVLVETVAECYATLGVIHSQYTPVPGRFKDYVALPKPNMYQSLHTTVIGPGRERIEVQIRTHEMHRVAEQGIAAHWKYKERHSGGLDPKDAARFGWLRQLMEWQKELKDPHEFLDSVKVDLFQDEVYVFTPKGDVRVFPRNATPIDFAYAIHSEVGDHCSGARVNGAIVPLRYKLRNGDVVEVMTNPSQQPNKDWLDHVSTSRARSRIRSHLRADQRERSLKLGRELLEKEFHTRGISMARLTKNEAEVRKLCEHFNAQTFDELLIGIGYGKHSPKAIIEFLAPPQAGDKESLPPPSLKESRIESLVRKVTGRDNHGIRLNGIDDVLVRYTKCCNPLPGDEIVGFITRGRGITVHRRNCPKALDTDPERRVEISWDARAKINRPVQLRVMTANRPGILATVGQTFHEQGINISEATCRAGDDGRATNTFTFLCSDLAQLKGVIRQLQRIPGVMAVERT, from the coding sequence ATGCTGACGTCTCAAGAGCTGATCGAGCGGGTCCAGGCGTATCAGCCCGGGGCCGACGTCGAGCTCATCGCCCGCGCTTACGACTACGCCGCCCAAGCGCACAAGGGCCAGATGCGCAAGAGCGGCGACCCTTACTTCTCCCACCCCGTCTCGGTCGCCGGCATCATCATCGAGCTGAAGCTCGACGTGGCCAGCATCGTCGCCGGGCTCTTGCACGACGTCGTCGAGGACACGCTCGCGACGCTCACGGACATCGAGCGCGAGTTCGGGCAGGAGGTCGCGTTCCTCGTCGACGGCGTGACGAAGCTGTCGAAGATCAACTTCGCCTCGAAGGAAGACCGGCAAGCCGAGAATTTCCGGAAGATGCTGGTCGCCATGGCGCGCGACATCCGCGTGCTCCTGGTGAAGCTCTGCGACCGCCTCGACAACATGCGGACGCTCGAGCACATGAAGCCCGAGGCGCAGGACCGCATCGCGCGCGAGACGATGGAGATCTACGCGCCGCTCGCGAACCGGCTCGGCATCGCGCGCTTCAAGAGCGAGCTCGAGGACCTCGCCTTCAGGTACCTCGAGCCCGAGGCCCACGCCGACCTCTCGCAGAAGGTGCTCGGCTCGAAGGCCGAGCGCGACAAGTACATCACCGACGTCTCGAAGATCCTCGCGGGCAAGCTGGCCGAGCAGGGCTTCGCCGCCGAGGTGACCGGCCGGGCGAAACACAACTACTCGATCTGGCGCAAGATGCAGTCGCAGCAGTGTGACTTCGACCAGGTCTACGACGTCATCGCCTTCCGCGTGCTCGTCGAGACGGTGGCCGAGTGTTACGCGACGCTCGGCGTCATCCACTCGCAGTACACGCCCGTGCCCGGCCGCTTCAAGGACTACGTCGCGCTGCCGAAGCCGAACATGTACCAGTCGCTGCACACGACGGTCATCGGCCCGGGCCGCGAGCGCATCGAGGTGCAGATCCGCACGCACGAGATGCACCGCGTGGCGGAGCAAGGCATCGCCGCGCACTGGAAGTACAAGGAGCGCCACTCGGGTGGCCTCGACCCGAAGGACGCGGCGCGCTTCGGCTGGTTACGCCAGCTCATGGAGTGGCAGAAGGAGCTCAAGGACCCGCACGAGTTCCTCGACAGCGTGAAGGTCGACCTCTTCCAGGACGAGGTCTACGTCTTCACGCCGAAGGGCGACGTGCGCGTCTTCCCGCGCAACGCGACGCCGATCGACTTCGCCTACGCGATCCACAGCGAGGTCGGCGATCACTGCTCGGGCGCCCGCGTGAACGGCGCGATCGTGCCGCTCCGCTACAAGCTCCGGAACGGCGACGTCGTCGAGGTGATGACGAACCCGAGCCAGCAGCCGAACAAGGACTGGCTCGATCACGTCTCGACAAGCCGCGCGCGGTCGCGCATCCGCAGCCACCTGCGCGCCGATCAGCGCGAGCGTTCGCTGAAGCTCGGGCGTGAGCTCCTGGAGAAGGAGTTCCACACGCGCGGCATCAGCATGGCGCGCCTGACGAAAAACGAGGCGGAGGTCCGCAAGCTCTGCGAGCACTTCAACGCGCAGACCTTCGACGAGCTCCTGATCGGCATCGGCTACGGCAAGCACAGCCCGAAGGCGATCATCGAGTTCCTCGCCCCGCCGCAGGCCGGCGACAAGGAGTCGCTGCCGCCGCCGTCCCTCAAGGAGAGCCGCATCGAGTCGCTCGTCCGCAAGGTGACGGGCCGCGACAACCACGGCATCCGCCTGAACGGCATCGACGACGTGCTCGTCCGTTACACGAAGTGCTGCAACCCGCTGCCGGGGGACGAGATCGTCGGTTTCATCACGCGCGGCCGCGGCATCACGGTGCACCGCCGCAACTGCCCGAAGGCGCTCGACACCGATCCGGAGCGCCGCGTGGAGATCTCCTGGGACGCGCGGGCGAAGATCAACCGCCCGGTGCAGCTCCGCGTGATGACGGCGAACCGGCCGGGCATCCTCGCCACGGTCGGCCAGACGTTCCACGAGCAAGGCATCAACATCAGCGAAGCGACGTGCCGCGCGGGCGACGACGGCCGCGCGACGAACACGTTTACCTTCCTTTGCTCGGACCTCGCGCAGCTCAAGGGCGTCATCCGGCAGCTCCAGCGCATCCCGGGCGTGATGGCCGTGGAACGAACGTAG
- the hemW gene encoding radical SAM family heme chaperone HemW: protein MQPIGVYVHFPWCLKKCPYCDFVSFAKERDGIEHERYADAILAELERRAGVFEGRTLATVFFGGGTPSLWAPRALGRVLAGIRAAAGRAVEDVEVTVECNPSSLDEDRARALVDVGVNRLSVGVQGLEPERLRFLGRLHDAEGGLDAVRAALRAGVPRVSADLIYGVAVPAPEAGPRYLAGGPTQEQSPSEAAAEARRVAETGVTHVSAYSLTIEPGTQFGELSRRGRLPIADEDHVAETFFAIEEALGRAGLSHYEVSNYAREGHEARHNLGYWRGHDYVGLGCAAFGTVSGEGAGVRAGFALRYRNVIDPARYMRAALAGEAEVESEEPLDPETRLRERIMLGLRLRGGFDLERSAAEVGTEAWTPSRRRAAERLAELGKLTIEGGTIRVPRNAWVLADGIAAELF, encoded by the coding sequence ATGCAGCCGATCGGCGTCTATGTCCACTTCCCGTGGTGCCTGAAAAAGTGCCCTTATTGCGATTTCGTGTCCTTCGCCAAGGAGCGGGACGGAATCGAACACGAGCGGTACGCCGACGCCATCCTGGCCGAGCTCGAGCGCCGGGCCGGCGTCTTCGAGGGGCGGACGCTCGCGACGGTGTTTTTCGGCGGGGGGACGCCGTCGCTCTGGGCGCCCCGGGCGCTCGGGCGGGTCCTCGCCGGGATCCGGGCCGCGGCAGGGCGGGCCGTCGAGGACGTCGAGGTCACGGTCGAGTGCAACCCGAGCTCGCTCGACGAGGACCGCGCGCGCGCCCTCGTCGACGTGGGCGTGAACCGGCTGAGCGTCGGGGTGCAAGGGCTCGAGCCGGAGCGCCTACGTTTCCTCGGGCGCTTGCACGACGCCGAGGGCGGGCTCGACGCGGTGCGGGCCGCGCTACGCGCGGGCGTGCCGCGGGTGAGCGCGGATCTCATCTACGGCGTGGCCGTGCCGGCGCCGGAGGCCGGTCCGCGGTACCTCGCGGGCGGGCCGACGCAGGAGCAGTCGCCGAGCGAGGCGGCGGCGGAGGCGCGGCGCGTGGCCGAGACCGGGGTCACGCACGTCTCGGCGTACAGCCTCACGATCGAGCCGGGGACGCAGTTCGGCGAGCTCTCGCGGCGAGGGCGGCTTCCGATCGCCGACGAGGACCACGTGGCCGAGACGTTTTTTGCGATCGAGGAGGCGCTCGGGCGCGCGGGGCTCTCGCACTATGAAGTCTCGAACTACGCGCGCGAGGGGCACGAGGCGCGGCACAACCTCGGCTACTGGCGCGGGCATGACTACGTGGGCCTCGGCTGCGCGGCGTTCGGGACGGTGAGCGGCGAAGGCGCGGGCGTACGCGCGGGGTTCGCGCTCCGGTACCGGAACGTGATCGATCCGGCGCGGTACATGCGGGCGGCGCTCGCGGGTGAGGCCGAGGTGGAGAGCGAGGAGCCGCTCGATCCGGAGACGCGGCTGCGCGAGCGGATCATGCTGGGGCTCCGGCTCCGGGGAGGGTTCGACCTCGAACGATCCGCGGCGGAGGTCGGCACGGAGGCGTGGACGCCGTCGCGGCGGCGCGCGGCCGAGCGCCTCGCCGAGCTGGGCAAGCTCACGATCGAGGGCGGGACGATCCGCGTGCCCCGAAACGCGTGGGTGCTCGCCGACGGCATCGCCGCGGAGCTGTTTTAG